In Betta splendens chromosome 22, fBetSpl5.4, whole genome shotgun sequence, the following proteins share a genomic window:
- the dact1 gene encoding dapper homolog 1, translating to MSRDRVADPDAAERLHSVRERLEATMSGLEELEFLRQRQEVLVRTALDRRKEVELRSEEKLLEENILLLRQQLNCLRRRDTSLISQLQELDRQIYDLRLDTEMSPEQLETDSRPSSGFYELSDGAFGSLSNSSNSVFSECFCSAPDADGRLQSTDELSCLECDSLLGGLCDDSATVRRSSSAPHPPTLDYISSLASCDSQSKFHYDLVARSGSDVYRYPSPLHAVAVQSPAFLQMLGHGSHSRDEALVRNIEALAEAEAPPLLASLVSQSFSWPASSSSSSLAPTHKHLDSYIFSLLQRRALPVRTSRPRTSISTDPSKSILRQASLCVKPVPAPSSGCGSAPLAGSDLKPWWMFGAASAEEAASSLEQQMLSVPPHGSVDVQTGFKMKDSDLTKKQNSSPLCNGTQNDGSAATNDTNSLLKKNKRGPLLYLAVSAATLPEDSSQVDSPRAKFTPRDMEKLIDCPTVRNSPEFPHISRAESSERPVVEPASLGFASQSPDEGGSTRIQGRSQSSKVRKTGSKTVGVRKSRVPELSEPTLTRKGDKFQPRSSSRKSRLLENKVSKRITGGAPGASAIKIKRLPASIPEGRVLDKQTTSTLSATRSGASRNHHINYHHSHHHHHGRDQVVVVAKPKHKRNDYRRLRAIMEVPYDEAFRRVHRHQTRDLHMDCPSGGQMSSPYSYMAASDSEYSAECASLFHSTIVDTSEDEKSNYTTNCFGDSESSTEEYVEESTTTSDTEESGGGGTGGRSRAWNQPGPTEVGTVGQEMTPAQAKAFVKIKASHNLKKKILRFRSGSLKLMTTV from the exons ATGTCGCGGGACAGAGTCGCGGACCCGGACGCGGCGGAGCGGCTGCATTCGGTCCGGGAGCGGCTGGAGGCTACTATGTCCGGACTCGAGGAGCTGGAGTTCCTGCGGCAGCGGCAGGAGGTGCTGGTCCGGACGGCTTTAGATCGACGCAAGGAGGTCGAGCTGAGGTCTGAGGAGAAGTTGCTGGAGGAGAACATCCTGCTGCTCCGGCAACAACTG aactGTCTAAGGAGGAGGGACACGAGCCTCATCAGTCAGCTGCAGGAGTTGGACCGACAGATCTATGACCTGCGACTGGACACTGAGATGTCAccggagcagctggagacggaCAGCCGGCCGAGCTCAG gGTTCTATGAGCTGAGTGACGGGGCATTCGGTTCTCTCTCTAACTCGTCCAACTCCGTCTTCAGCGAGTGTTTCTGCTCGGCACCGGATGCTGACGGGCGCCTCCAGTCTACAG ACGAGCTCAGCTGCTTGGAGTGCGATAGTCTACTCGGAGGACTTTGTGACGACTCTGCTACAGTTCGTCGCTCTTCATCAGCCCCTCACCCTCCCACCCTCGACTACATTTCATCTTTGGCCTCCTGTGACTCCCAGTCAAAGTTTCACTATGACCTGGTGGCCAGAAGTGGCAGTGACGTGTACCGGTACCCCAGCCCGCTGCACGCTGTGGCCGTCCAGAGTCCAGCCTTCTTGCAGATGTTGGGCCATGGGAGCCACAGCAGGGACGAAGCATTGGTTAGAAATATCGAGGCCTTGGCCGAAGCAGAAGCTCCCCCACTTTTAGCTTCCCTTGTCTCACAGAGCTTCTCCTGGCCTGCGTCTTCATCGTCATCCTCTCTGGCTCCAACTCACAAGCACCTAGACAGCTACATCTTCAGTCTGCTGCAGCGGAGAGCCCTGCCTGTCAGGACCAGCAGACCCAGAACCAGCATTAGCACTGACCCATCGAAGAGCATCCTCAGGCAGGCCAGTCTTTGTGTGAAGCCGGTTCCAGCTCCCAGCTCTGGATGTGGTTCAGCGCCTCTGGCTGGATCTGACCTCAAACCCTGGTGGATGTTtggagcagcatcagcagaggaggctgcttcATCACTGGAGCAGCAGATGCTGAGTGTTCCTCCTCATGGCAGCGTTGATGTGCAAACTGGCTTCAAGATGAAGGACAGTGACTTGACAAAGAAACAGAACAGTTCTCCTCTTTGTAATGGGACCCAGAATGATGGTTCTGCTGCCACCAATGACACCAACAGTCTGCTGAAAAAGAATAAGAGGGGGCCTCTTCTTTACTTGGCAGTGTCCGCAGCAACTCTGCCCGAAGACTCCAGCCAGGTGGACAGTCCAAGAGCCAAGTTCACACCCAGAGACATGGAGAAGCTCATCGACTGTCCAACAGTCAGGAACAGTCCAGAGTTTCCCCACATCAGCCGTGCAGAGAGCAGCGAGAGGCCTGTCGTTGAGCCTGCCAGTCTAGGCTTTGCCTCCCAAAGCCCGGATGAAGGAGGATCCACCCGCATCCAGGGCCGCTCACAGAGCTCCAAAGTTCGCAAGACTGGCAGCAAGACTGTTGGAGTGAGGAAGAGCCGAGTCCCTGAACTGAGTGAGCCTACGTTAACGAGAAAAGGGGATAAATTCCAGCCCAGGTCCAGCTCTAGAAAGTCACGTCTACTTGAAAATAAAGTGTCCAAGAGAATAACTGGCGGTGCACCTGGAGCGTCCGCCATCAAAATCAAACGTCTCCCTGCATCTATCCCTGAAGGCCGAGTCCTGGACAAACAGACCACATCCACACTAAGCGCTACGAGGTCTGGTGCGTCTAGGAATCACCACATAAACTACCATCACagtcaccaccatcaccatggCCGTGACCAGGTTGTGGTTGTTGCCAAACCCAAGCACAAACGAAACGATTACCGTCGGTTGCGTGCAATTATGGAGGTGCCGTACGACGAGGCATTTAGGCGCGTTCATCGGCATCAGACCAGGGACCTGCACATGGACTGTCCATCGGGTGGGCAGATGAGCAGCCCATACTCCTACATGGCAGCCAGTGATTCGGAGTATTCAGCCGAGTGCGCTTCTCTCTTTCACTCTACCATCGTGGACACCAGTGAAGATGAGAAATCCAACTACACCACTAACTGCTTCGGAGACAGCGAGTCCAGCACAGAGGAGTACGTTGAGGAGAGCACCACCACCAGTGATACTGAGGAGAGTGGGGGAGGTGGGACAGGTGGGCGAAGCCGAGCATGGAACCAGCCAGGTCCAACTGAGGTCGGGACCGTGGGCCAGGAGATGACTCCAGCTCAGGCAAAGGCCTTTGTCAAGATTAAGGCCTctcacaacctgaagaagaaAATCCTGAGGTTCAGGTCTGGTTCACTCAAACTCATGACCACTGTGTGA